One Stigmatopora nigra isolate UIUO_SnigA chromosome 1, RoL_Snig_1.1, whole genome shotgun sequence DNA segment encodes these proteins:
- the ddx4 gene encoding putative ATP-dependent RNA helicase DDX4 isoform X2: MDLFDELEFSTGGPRSHFSGRGRGRGGGFRSSFSSGEGTSSFGGEFRGEGRGGRRDVDKKYSDPGNMEENTRPKVTYIPPAFPEDEESVFAHYPQGINFNKYDEISVDISGSNPPPGIESFDEANFCTSLLRNILKSGYSKPTPVQKHAIPIISAGRDFMACAQTGSGKTAAFLLPILQQLMADGVAASSFCELQEPEAVIVAPTRELINQIFLEARKFAFGTCVRPVVVYGGVNSRFQLREISRGCNIICGTPGRLMDVIQRGRIGLSKVRYLILDEADRMLDMGFEPDMRRLVGSPGMPPKENRQTLLFSATFPEDIQRLAADFLKTDYLFLAVGIVGSACSDVEQTFVQVTKTSKREKLADVLKTTGNERVMVFVETKRQADFISTSLCQMELPTTSIHGDREQREREQALADFRTGKCPILVATSVAARGLDIPDVQHVVNFDLPQNIDEYVHRIGRTGRCGNVGRAVSFYDPDADGHLARSLITILSKAQQEVPSWLEESAFCGGAKSFNQFDFRKSQRTGGESSRANQAYAAAAAVAVASDDDWE; this comes from the exons ATGGACTTGTTCGACGAACTG GAATTTTCAACTGGTGGACCGCGCAGCCATTTTTCCGGTCGTG GTCGTGGCAGAGGAGGTGGATTTAGGAGCTCCTTTTCTTCAG GTGAAGGCACAAGCAGCTTTGGCGGAG AATTCAGAGGAGAAGGCAGAGGTGGCCGCAGGGA TGTAGATAAGAAATACTCGGACCCAGGAAACATGGAAGAAAACACCC GACCAAAAGTCACTTATATTCCTCCGGCCTTCCCAGAAGATGAAGAGTCTGTGTTTGCTCACTATCCACAAGGCATTAATTTCAATAAGTATGATGAAATCTCTGTGGATATTAGTGGAAGTAACCCACCACCTGGCATAGAG TCTTTTGATGAAGCAAATTTTTGTACATCACTGCTGAGAAACATTCTAAAATCGGGATACTCAAAGCCCACACCAGTTCAAAAGCACGCCATTCCAATAATCTCTGCTGGTCGAGATTTTATGGCCTGTGCCCAAACTGGATCAGGAAAAACG GCTGCATTCCTCCTGCCAATTCTGCAGCAGCTAATGGCTGATGGTGTGGCTGCCAGCAGCTTTTGCGAGCTACAGGAGCCAGAGGCAGTCATTGTCGCGCCGACCAGAGAGCTAATCAATCAGATTTTCCTGGAGGCTAGGAAGTTTGCCTTTGG AACATGTGTACGTCCAGTAGTGGTTTATGGTGGTGTTAATAGTAGATTTCAGCTCAGAGAAATTTCCAGGGGCTGCAACATAATCTGTGGAACACCGGGGAGATTGATGGATGTGATTCAAAGAGGAAGG ATTGGGCTGAGTAAAGTGCGATATTTGATTCTGGATGAGGCTGATAGGATGTTGGATATGGGCTTTGAGCCTGATATGCGTCGCCTGGTCGGTTCTCCCGGGATGCCACCCAAAGAGAATCGCCAGACTCTTCTCTTTAGTGCTACTTTCCCGGAAGACATCCAGAG GTTGGCTGCTGACTTCCTCAAGACGGACTACTTGTTCCTGGCTGTTGGCATAGTAGGCAGTGCTTGTAGTGATGTTGAGCAAACATTTGTCCAAGTCACCAAGACCTCAAAAAGAGAGAAGCTTGCTGATGTTCTTAAAACCAcag GAAACGAACGGGTAATGGTGTTTGTGGAAACAAAGAGACAAGCTGATTTCATTTCCACTTCTCTATGCCAAATGGAACTTCCAACGACTAGTATTCATGG GGATCGTGAACAGCGGGAACGAGAGCAGGCCTTGGCTGACTTCAGGACCGGCAAATGTCCCATTCTCGTGGCAACATCAGTTGCTGCCCGCGGCTTGGACATTCCAGATGTTCAGCATGTGGTGAACTTTGATCTTCCTCAAAACATTGATGAGTACGTCCACCGCATCGGCAGAACCGGCCGATGTGGTAATGTTGGCAGGGCCGTGTCTTTCTACGATCCAGACGCCGATGGGCATCTAGCTCGCTCCCTGATCACAATCCTATCCAAG gCCCAACAAGAAGTCCCCTCTTGGTTGGAAGAATCAGCATTTTGTGGAGGAGCAAAATCTTTTAACCAGTTTGACTTCAGGAAG TCTCAAAGGACAGGGGGTGAGAGCTCACGAGCCAACCAGGCTTATGCAGCAGCAGCTGCGGTAGCAGTAGCATCTGATGATGATTGGGAGTAG
- the ddx4 gene encoding putative ATP-dependent RNA helicase DDX4 isoform X1, giving the protein MDLFDELEFSTGGPRSHFSGRGRGRGGGFRSSFSSGEGTSSFGGEFRGEGRGGRRDGYRGNNEDYFNKDKKYSDPGNMEENTRPKVTYIPPAFPEDEESVFAHYPQGINFNKYDEISVDISGSNPPPGIESFDEANFCTSLLRNILKSGYSKPTPVQKHAIPIISAGRDFMACAQTGSGKTAAFLLPILQQLMADGVAASSFCELQEPEAVIVAPTRELINQIFLEARKFAFGTCVRPVVVYGGVNSRFQLREISRGCNIICGTPGRLMDVIQRGRIGLSKVRYLILDEADRMLDMGFEPDMRRLVGSPGMPPKENRQTLLFSATFPEDIQRLAADFLKTDYLFLAVGIVGSACSDVEQTFVQVTKTSKREKLADVLKTTGNERVMVFVETKRQADFISTSLCQMELPTTSIHGDREQREREQALADFRTGKCPILVATSVAARGLDIPDVQHVVNFDLPQNIDEYVHRIGRTGRCGNVGRAVSFYDPDADGHLARSLITILSKAQQEVPSWLEESAFCGGAKSFNQFDFRKSQRTGGESSRANQAYAAAAAVAVASDDDWE; this is encoded by the exons ATGGACTTGTTCGACGAACTG GAATTTTCAACTGGTGGACCGCGCAGCCATTTTTCCGGTCGTG GTCGTGGCAGAGGAGGTGGATTTAGGAGCTCCTTTTCTTCAG GTGAAGGCACAAGCAGCTTTGGCGGAG AATTCAGAGGAGAAGGCAGAGGTGGCCGCAGGGATG GATATCGTGGAAATAATGAAGATTATTTCAACAAAG ATAAGAAATACTCGGACCCAGGAAACATGGAAGAAAACACCC GACCAAAAGTCACTTATATTCCTCCGGCCTTCCCAGAAGATGAAGAGTCTGTGTTTGCTCACTATCCACAAGGCATTAATTTCAATAAGTATGATGAAATCTCTGTGGATATTAGTGGAAGTAACCCACCACCTGGCATAGAG TCTTTTGATGAAGCAAATTTTTGTACATCACTGCTGAGAAACATTCTAAAATCGGGATACTCAAAGCCCACACCAGTTCAAAAGCACGCCATTCCAATAATCTCTGCTGGTCGAGATTTTATGGCCTGTGCCCAAACTGGATCAGGAAAAACG GCTGCATTCCTCCTGCCAATTCTGCAGCAGCTAATGGCTGATGGTGTGGCTGCCAGCAGCTTTTGCGAGCTACAGGAGCCAGAGGCAGTCATTGTCGCGCCGACCAGAGAGCTAATCAATCAGATTTTCCTGGAGGCTAGGAAGTTTGCCTTTGG AACATGTGTACGTCCAGTAGTGGTTTATGGTGGTGTTAATAGTAGATTTCAGCTCAGAGAAATTTCCAGGGGCTGCAACATAATCTGTGGAACACCGGGGAGATTGATGGATGTGATTCAAAGAGGAAGG ATTGGGCTGAGTAAAGTGCGATATTTGATTCTGGATGAGGCTGATAGGATGTTGGATATGGGCTTTGAGCCTGATATGCGTCGCCTGGTCGGTTCTCCCGGGATGCCACCCAAAGAGAATCGCCAGACTCTTCTCTTTAGTGCTACTTTCCCGGAAGACATCCAGAG GTTGGCTGCTGACTTCCTCAAGACGGACTACTTGTTCCTGGCTGTTGGCATAGTAGGCAGTGCTTGTAGTGATGTTGAGCAAACATTTGTCCAAGTCACCAAGACCTCAAAAAGAGAGAAGCTTGCTGATGTTCTTAAAACCAcag GAAACGAACGGGTAATGGTGTTTGTGGAAACAAAGAGACAAGCTGATTTCATTTCCACTTCTCTATGCCAAATGGAACTTCCAACGACTAGTATTCATGG GGATCGTGAACAGCGGGAACGAGAGCAGGCCTTGGCTGACTTCAGGACCGGCAAATGTCCCATTCTCGTGGCAACATCAGTTGCTGCCCGCGGCTTGGACATTCCAGATGTTCAGCATGTGGTGAACTTTGATCTTCCTCAAAACATTGATGAGTACGTCCACCGCATCGGCAGAACCGGCCGATGTGGTAATGTTGGCAGGGCCGTGTCTTTCTACGATCCAGACGCCGATGGGCATCTAGCTCGCTCCCTGATCACAATCCTATCCAAG gCCCAACAAGAAGTCCCCTCTTGGTTGGAAGAATCAGCATTTTGTGGAGGAGCAAAATCTTTTAACCAGTTTGACTTCAGGAAG TCTCAAAGGACAGGGGGTGAGAGCTCACGAGCCAACCAGGCTTATGCAGCAGCAGCTGCGGTAGCAGTAGCATCTGATGATGATTGGGAGTAG
- the ddx4 gene encoding putative ATP-dependent RNA helicase DDX4 isoform X3 — protein sequence MDLFDELEFSTGGPRSHFSGRGRGRGGGFRSSFSSGEGTSSFGGEFRGEGRGGRRDDKKYSDPGNMEENTRPKVTYIPPAFPEDEESVFAHYPQGINFNKYDEISVDISGSNPPPGIESFDEANFCTSLLRNILKSGYSKPTPVQKHAIPIISAGRDFMACAQTGSGKTAAFLLPILQQLMADGVAASSFCELQEPEAVIVAPTRELINQIFLEARKFAFGTCVRPVVVYGGVNSRFQLREISRGCNIICGTPGRLMDVIQRGRIGLSKVRYLILDEADRMLDMGFEPDMRRLVGSPGMPPKENRQTLLFSATFPEDIQRLAADFLKTDYLFLAVGIVGSACSDVEQTFVQVTKTSKREKLADVLKTTGNERVMVFVETKRQADFISTSLCQMELPTTSIHGDREQREREQALADFRTGKCPILVATSVAARGLDIPDVQHVVNFDLPQNIDEYVHRIGRTGRCGNVGRAVSFYDPDADGHLARSLITILSKAQQEVPSWLEESAFCGGAKSFNQFDFRKSQRTGGESSRANQAYAAAAAVAVASDDDWE from the exons ATGGACTTGTTCGACGAACTG GAATTTTCAACTGGTGGACCGCGCAGCCATTTTTCCGGTCGTG GTCGTGGCAGAGGAGGTGGATTTAGGAGCTCCTTTTCTTCAG GTGAAGGCACAAGCAGCTTTGGCGGAG AATTCAGAGGAGAAGGCAGAGGTGGCCGCAGGGATG ATAAGAAATACTCGGACCCAGGAAACATGGAAGAAAACACCC GACCAAAAGTCACTTATATTCCTCCGGCCTTCCCAGAAGATGAAGAGTCTGTGTTTGCTCACTATCCACAAGGCATTAATTTCAATAAGTATGATGAAATCTCTGTGGATATTAGTGGAAGTAACCCACCACCTGGCATAGAG TCTTTTGATGAAGCAAATTTTTGTACATCACTGCTGAGAAACATTCTAAAATCGGGATACTCAAAGCCCACACCAGTTCAAAAGCACGCCATTCCAATAATCTCTGCTGGTCGAGATTTTATGGCCTGTGCCCAAACTGGATCAGGAAAAACG GCTGCATTCCTCCTGCCAATTCTGCAGCAGCTAATGGCTGATGGTGTGGCTGCCAGCAGCTTTTGCGAGCTACAGGAGCCAGAGGCAGTCATTGTCGCGCCGACCAGAGAGCTAATCAATCAGATTTTCCTGGAGGCTAGGAAGTTTGCCTTTGG AACATGTGTACGTCCAGTAGTGGTTTATGGTGGTGTTAATAGTAGATTTCAGCTCAGAGAAATTTCCAGGGGCTGCAACATAATCTGTGGAACACCGGGGAGATTGATGGATGTGATTCAAAGAGGAAGG ATTGGGCTGAGTAAAGTGCGATATTTGATTCTGGATGAGGCTGATAGGATGTTGGATATGGGCTTTGAGCCTGATATGCGTCGCCTGGTCGGTTCTCCCGGGATGCCACCCAAAGAGAATCGCCAGACTCTTCTCTTTAGTGCTACTTTCCCGGAAGACATCCAGAG GTTGGCTGCTGACTTCCTCAAGACGGACTACTTGTTCCTGGCTGTTGGCATAGTAGGCAGTGCTTGTAGTGATGTTGAGCAAACATTTGTCCAAGTCACCAAGACCTCAAAAAGAGAGAAGCTTGCTGATGTTCTTAAAACCAcag GAAACGAACGGGTAATGGTGTTTGTGGAAACAAAGAGACAAGCTGATTTCATTTCCACTTCTCTATGCCAAATGGAACTTCCAACGACTAGTATTCATGG GGATCGTGAACAGCGGGAACGAGAGCAGGCCTTGGCTGACTTCAGGACCGGCAAATGTCCCATTCTCGTGGCAACATCAGTTGCTGCCCGCGGCTTGGACATTCCAGATGTTCAGCATGTGGTGAACTTTGATCTTCCTCAAAACATTGATGAGTACGTCCACCGCATCGGCAGAACCGGCCGATGTGGTAATGTTGGCAGGGCCGTGTCTTTCTACGATCCAGACGCCGATGGGCATCTAGCTCGCTCCCTGATCACAATCCTATCCAAG gCCCAACAAGAAGTCCCCTCTTGGTTGGAAGAATCAGCATTTTGTGGAGGAGCAAAATCTTTTAACCAGTTTGACTTCAGGAAG TCTCAAAGGACAGGGGGTGAGAGCTCACGAGCCAACCAGGCTTATGCAGCAGCAGCTGCGGTAGCAGTAGCATCTGATGATGATTGGGAGTAG